Below is a genomic region from Planctomycetia bacterium.
TGCGTCCCGACGAAAGCAATGCCCTTGGAATCAGTCTTTGCTGGGTCGTGCTTGAGTTCGAGTGTAATTGGTGGCGAAACGTTCGTGATTGTCAGCGTGACTTTGGTGATTTTTGACACTTCAACCTTGGGGGCTTTCTTCGCATCTCCGTCAACAACGTATACGGTCACTGATTTCGCATTGTGATCGACTGTGAATTCTGCGTGATACTCGTGTTCCCCCCATTCAGCGAGAGCCCCACCGTGCGGCCCTTCCTCCGGATGAGCATGATCGTGTGCGTCCTTTTCTTTCTTTGGGGCATTACCTTTAGCAGCTTGCTCCTGCTTCTGGCATCCAACGGGGAGTGTCAGGAATGCAAAGGCCAGCGCCGAAACCGTTAGCAAGGTTCGAATGGCTTTCATCGTCGTATCTCCTTGTAAGGGTGATGTGTGACTAGTGGCATGGGTCAGAGACAGATGTGGCATCACTTTCCATCTCGTGAACGATGTGGTCGGCATCTTTGCCGCTAAATTTCCAGAACAGACCTGGATGGAGGAGGTACTCACTTAGAGTTGAAGTGATTAGCCCCCCAAGGATCACCGTGGCAACGGGATAGAGAATCTCGCGGCCCGGTTTTTGCCCTTCAAGCACCAATGGCAGAAGACCAATCCCAGCTGTGAGTGCTGTCATCAGCACTGGTGCAAGTCTCTCAAGGCTTCCGCGTAAGACCATCTCTTCTGAAAACTTCTCGCCTTCATGCTTCATTAAGTGGAAGTAGTGGGAAACGAGGAGAATGCCGTTACGAGCAGCAATGCCCCCTAGAGAAATGAATCCCACCATGCTCGCAACAGTCAGAGTTTGCCCGGTCAGTGCCAGAGCCACCACGCCACCAATAAATGCAGCTGGTAGTGCATTTAGGATTTGGAGAACGATGCGAGGGGACGGATAAAGCATGTAGAGCACAACAAACATGGCAACAAACGATGCACCTGCAAGAATGGCGATCAGAGAAGTTGCTCGCTCCTGGCTTTCAAATTGCCCGGCATACTCGACAAAATATCCGCTCGGCCATCCGCTTGATTTCTGAAGATCCCCGATCCTGCTTTGAATGTCGCGTACGACACTTGCCAAGTCGCGTCCCAAGGCGTTGCAACGAAGAACGATCCTTCGACGTGCATTCTCTCGGTTTATGGTGTTGGGGCCTGCTCCAACTTCAATCGTCGCAAGCTCAGAGAGAGGAACTTGTCCACGTCCACCTGGCAGTTCAAGTCGAAGCTTGCCAAGTTTGGTTGGGTCATTGCGGAATTCTTCGCCAACCCAAACTACCAGATCAAATCGTCTTTGACCTTCTAGCACTTGTGAGAGTGATTCACCCCTTAGTGCTGTCCCAACGAACTCGGCAACATATGCCCTATCAACTCCGAAGTAAGTAAGCTGCTCAGGCTTAAGTCTGATGTGCAGTTCGTTAATCTGTCTTTGTGATTCGATGGCAAGCGACGAGATGCCGGGCACGCTTCCGATCGAACCTTTGATCCGTTCTGCAAGTTGCCTTAGTGTGTCGAGGTCATCACCGTAAATCTTGATTGCGATCTGCGCCGTCACCCCAGAAAGCATGTGACTAATTAGGTGTGCAAGCGGCTGTTCCACCTCAATCTGCACCCCAGGCAACCCGTCTCGAAGCTCATGCAGAATCTTCTTAATGACAGCTTCCCTGTCAAGATGAGCCTCTTGGTTCATGGAGAGGATGTACTCGGTGTTCCCCACTGGCTCTGCATGCTCGTCAAGTTCGGCTCGTCCCGTACGGCGAGCGAACTGAAGCACTTCGCCGCTCGTGTTGGAGTCAGACTTCTGCATCTTCCGAAACACTTTGTCTGCCATCCGTGCAATCTGGTTTGAGTCTTGAAGGGATGAACCTGGAGGGAGAGTGAGATTGACCTGAACGCTGCCTTCATCAAAAGGTGGCAGGAAGTCGGCTCCAAGGTGTGTAAGTAGATAACCTGAAAACCCAACGATGATCCAAGTGGAGAGCAGAAGCGTTCCTGCCCACCGCATGCTAAACCTGATGACATGGCTTGCACCCCATTTGAGGATGCGAAGAAGCGGGCTATCCACTTCGGCATGTTCTGATTTGGTGTTGGAAAGCAGGTAATAGGACAGGACGGGAGTAACAGTTAGGGAAACGATGAGTGAAGAAAGAATCGAGACGATATAGGCAACCCCCAAAGGGGCAAAGAGCCTTCCTTCAATGCCTGAAAGAGCAAAGAGGGGGATGAACACCATGATGACCATTGCCGTGCCAAAGACTATCGCACTACGAATCTCAACACTTGCTTCGTAGATGACTTTGAGAGCGGGGCGAGGCTTTTCAAGGAGCGAATTCTCCTTGAGTCTTCGGAAGATGTTTTCCACATCGACAATTGAGTCATCAACTAACTCGCCAAGAGCAACCGCGATGCCGCCAAGGGTCATGACGTTGATGCTTAATGGCGTCCCTGTAATCCAGCTAATGAGCTTAAACGAAAGCCCCGTCATGACGAGTGAGAGTGGAATAGCAGCAAGAGAAATGAACGTCGTTCGAACATTAAGCAAGAAGAGAAAGAGAATCACCAGGACAAGGCCTGCTCCAATAACAAGTGCTTCCCCAACGTTGTAGATGCCGGTATCGATGAACCGTTTTAGTTGAAAGAGTTCGGAGTTAATCTCAACACTTTTTGGAAGGCTAGGTTCCAACTCTTTGAGTGCCGACTTTACGTCCTCAGTCAAACGTCTTGTGTCAGTGTGTGGTTGTTTAGTGAT
It encodes:
- a CDS encoding efflux RND transporter permease subunit, producing the protein MLIVFLSIAAFIYGSYITATLPIDVFPDLDRPRVTIMTEAPGLASEEVETLVTFPLESALLGATGVQAVRSQSAIGLSVVYAEFDWNTNIYLARQTVQERLSSIADGLPPGVRPQMAPVSSIMGQIMHVGLSRKNDDGSVSQAMELRTIADWIIRPRLLKIPGVAQVIVMGGGRKQYQVLLDPNLLVEQGVTLKEVEDAIKNNNLNASGGFMVNSEGEQTIRVLGRLGPKPERVLDEIKSIPVKFVGSRSVQVRHIAKVVEAPQLKRGDSSVNGKDAVILTITKQPHTDTRRLTEDVKSALKELEPSLPKSVEINSELFQLKRFIDTGIYNVGEALVIGAGLVLVILFLFLLNVRTTFISLAAIPLSLVMTGLSFKLISWITGTPLSINVMTLGGIAVALGELVDDSIVDVENIFRRLKENSLLEKPRPALKVIYEASVEIRSAIVFGTAMVIMVFIPLFALSGIEGRLFAPLGVAYIVSILSSLIVSLTVTPVLSYYLLSNTKSEHAEVDSPLLRILKWGASHVIRFSMRWAGTLLLSTWIIVGFSGYLLTHLGADFLPPFDEGSVQVNLTLPPGSSLQDSNQIARMADKVFRKMQKSDSNTSGEVLQFARRTGRAELDEHAEPVGNTEYILSMNQEAHLDREAVIKKILHELRDGLPGVQIEVEQPLAHLISHMLSGVTAQIAIKIYGDDLDTLRQLAERIKGSIGSVPGISSLAIESQRQINELHIRLKPEQLTYFGVDRAYVAEFVGTALRGESLSQVLEGQRRFDLVVWVGEEFRNDPTKLGKLRLELPGGRGQVPLSELATIEVGAGPNTINRENARRRIVLRCNALGRDLASVVRDIQSRIGDLQKSSGWPSGYFVEYAGQFESQERATSLIAILAGASFVAMFVVLYMLYPSPRIVLQILNALPAAFIGGVVALALTGQTLTVASMVGFISLGGIAARNGILLVSHYFHLMKHEGEKFSEEMVLRGSLERLAPVLMTALTAGIGLLPLVLEGQKPGREILYPVATVILGGLITSTLSEYLLHPGLFWKFSGKDADHIVHEMESDATSVSDPCH